Genomic window (Candidatus Binataceae bacterium):
GATTCCATGGTCGCGGCTGGTCAGGCTGATCGAACCGCACTACCCCAAAGCCGGACAAGGTCGCCAGCCGTTGGGACTGGAGAAGATGCTGCGGATTTACTTCTTGCAGCA
Coding sequences:
- a CDS encoding IS5/IS1182 family transposase; its protein translation is MGNQRTFASLAWNGKGKVTGRERFLGEMDAVIPWSRLVRLIEPHYPKAGQGRQPLGLEKMLRIYFLQ